ATTTTGCGGCTAATCCTAAAGTGAAAGTTTTCCTTTTTGGAGGTGGCAAAAGCGAGCAGGAGGTATTTGACACATGGATTGCTAAATATCCTACGGTGGTTTCCATGATAGGTAAGTTGAATATGCGTACCGAATTGAATCTGATGAGTCATTTAGATGTGATGCTTTCAATGGATTCTGCCAATATGCATTTGGCGTCCTTGGTCAATATTCCGGTTGTTTCTATTTGGGGGGCTACTCATCCTTATGCCGGTTTTATGGGCTGGAAGCAATTGCCGGTCAATACCGTACAGCTTGATTTATCATGCCGTCCCTGCTCTGTATATGGACAGAAACCTTGCTGGCGTGGTGATTATGCCTGTTTAAGAGATATAAAACCGGAACAGGTTATAGCAAAAATAGAAGGGATTATAAGTTGATATAGAACATTCTACCTGGCAATTGAATAATCATTGTGTTACATGAAAGAACAGAAGATAATCATGGAAAAACAGATGGAAAATAAGAAAAAAGTGTTGATTGATCTTACGAATTACGGTAGTATTGCAGTAGGCTTTGGGCAGATAGCGGTTAATTATGCCGCTCTTTTTGCTTCTTTGCCTATAGATGATATACATTTTATCTATTTGATGCGTAAGAGAAGTGTGCAAGATTTCGGAGAGAATGTGACTTGTATACCTGTTCGTCGGATTAATAAGCTTTTTCCGTTTACATTACCTAAAGTAGATGTCTGGCATGCGGTGAATCAACAAAGAAAACTTGCGCGTGTTGCCAAAGGGACAAAGTTTATATTTACTATTCATGATTTCAACTTTTTGAAAGAAAAGAAGCCTTGGAAAGTAAAGTTGTACCTTCGCCGGATGCAGCATAAAATAGATAAAGCAGCGGTGGTAACTGCTATTTCTCATTATACAGCAGACATTGTCCGTCAACATGTTAACATGCGGGGAAAAGAGATTCGTGTTATCTATAATGGAGTGGAACGTATCGATACTCTGGAAGGAGCCCGTCCAGCCTTTGCTACCGGACGTCCTTTCTTTTTTACTATCGGACAAATCCGTAAAAAGAAGAATTTTCATCTCCTTCTCGATGTGATGCAGTCTTTTCCAGAATACGATTTATATATTTGTGGAGATACTACTTGCGGACATGGTGTTTATTCAGAGGAGCTTCGTACTTTGATTCGTGAAAAGCAACTTTCCAATGTTTATCTTGCAGGCGTAGTGACGCAACCGGAAAAAGTCTGGCTGTATCGAAATTGTGACGCATTTCTGTTTCCGAGTGAAGGTGAAGGTTTTGGCTTACCTGTTATTGAAGCCATGCAATTCGGTAAAGCTGTTTTTGCCGCTAGTCGGACTAGCTTGCCGGAAGTTTGCGGTGGACATGCTTTTATGTGGGATCAACTTGATACAGACTCTATGGTGCGGAGTATTCAAGAACATTTGCCGGATTTCTACAAAAATGAAGAACGCATAAATAACATGAAAGAGTATGCTTATTCATTCAGTTATGAGAAACATATACAGGCTTATTTGGATTTGTATCGTGAATTAGCTCAATTGTCTTAATGTCGAAGTTAATTGATCGTATACCTTTTCTGGGGTAATTAATGCAAAACGTTCTTCATAAGTTAATGTTACTTGTTGTTCCGGTGGAAGAATATCGTCGGGACTAATACCTCGGGCAAGTACGGAATTTGCAGGTAGCCACATTGATTTAGAAGCACTTGGCGAATAAATGGCGAATGAAGGAATTTCAAGGGCTTGCGCAATGTGCCGAGCTCCTCCTTCGTTTCCGAAATAAAACGAGCAGTTGGCGCAAAGTGCTGCCAGTTGTCGTAATGAGGAAGCTTGTATGTCGATCTTGATACGTTCCGGACATCCCAATTCCTTGTAGATATTTCTTGCATCTTCTTCTTCATACCCCGGTGCATAGTTGAAGATCATTTGTATGTCCTTGTATTCTTCCAATATCCTTTTAAGAGTGGTTATCATAAACTCCGTATTCCATTTTTTATGGAGGAGCTTAGTGGTGACTCCTATTAGGAATACGGGACGCGTAAAATCTATCCCCTCCTTTTTCATATAATGTCGAAAGTCTTCTTTCTCCTGATCAGTGAGGTATAACCTGAATTCTTTTGTATATTGAATAGGCTTGATTTTCTCTAATGGCGCTGCAAGCAATAAGTTGCGTTCTACCATATCCGTTGTCAGGCAGTTACTGTAAGTATCTGTCCGATAATTTAACAGGAAACGTGTGTATCCCTTGATTCGTCCTATCCGGAAAGGGGTATTTAATGAGAAAAGAGAGAAGAAGAGAGTCCGGATTGTAGAGCGCATATCAATGATGACATCGTATTTGTTTTGGTGTGTCACTTGCCATATTTTTTTTATATAAGCGGTGAATGGCTTATTCTCGTTCTTGTCAAAAGTAATAACTTTATCTATATCCGGATGCCCTTCATAGAGAGGGGCTATATTTTTATTCAGCACAAAGTGTATTTCTGCATCAGGAAAACTTTTTTTCAGCGTACTGCACAATGCAACAGCTAAAATAGAGTCCCCTATTTGTCTAAATCGAATAATCAGAATTCTTTTGATTGTTTTCATGCTTAACTTCTTTATGCTTTTTATTGTGCAAACATAGCAAAAAAAGCATTTATGTCTAAATATAAATGAAAAGAAAAAAGAAAAAACGACTAAAGTTGTTCACAACAGTATTTGCTATGTGTATAGAGAGTTAGCCAATCTTTGTGAGAAAAGAAAAAAATATATTCGGAATATGCCTTAATTTCTTTATCTTTGCTCCATCTTTGTAATTAGTATTATATTAGGAGAGTGTAATGAGAGTGATTGTAAATCCCAAGTACGCACATT
The Bacteroides caecimuris DNA segment above includes these coding regions:
- a CDS encoding glycosyltransferase family 4 protein, which gives rise to MKEQKIIMEKQMENKKKVLIDLTNYGSIAVGFGQIAVNYAALFASLPIDDIHFIYLMRKRSVQDFGENVTCIPVRRINKLFPFTLPKVDVWHAVNQQRKLARVAKGTKFIFTIHDFNFLKEKKPWKVKLYLRRMQHKIDKAAVVTAISHYTADIVRQHVNMRGKEIRVIYNGVERIDTLEGARPAFATGRPFFFTIGQIRKKKNFHLLLDVMQSFPEYDLYICGDTTCGHGVYSEELRTLIREKQLSNVYLAGVVTQPEKVWLYRNCDAFLFPSEGEGFGLPVIEAMQFGKAVFAASRTSLPEVCGGHAFMWDQLDTDSMVRSIQEHLPDFYKNEERINNMKEYAYSFSYEKHIQAYLDLYRELAQLS
- a CDS encoding glycosyltransferase family 9 protein is translated as MKTIKRILIIRFRQIGDSILAVALCSTLKKSFPDAEIHFVLNKNIAPLYEGHPDIDKVITFDKNENKPFTAYIKKIWQVTHQNKYDVIIDMRSTIRTLFFSLFSLNTPFRIGRIKGYTRFLLNYRTDTYSNCLTTDMVERNLLLAAPLEKIKPIQYTKEFRLYLTDQEKEDFRHYMKKEGIDFTRPVFLIGVTTKLLHKKWNTEFMITTLKRILEEYKDIQMIFNYAPGYEEEDARNIYKELGCPERIKIDIQASSLRQLAALCANCSFYFGNEGGARHIAQALEIPSFAIYSPSASKSMWLPANSVLARGISPDDILPPEQQVTLTYEERFALITPEKVYDQLTSTLRQLS